In the Rhinolophus ferrumequinum isolate MPI-CBG mRhiFer1 chromosome 12, mRhiFer1_v1.p, whole genome shotgun sequence genome, ctgccccctaGACTATTAGAGCCTCACTCGCCCACCTGTCTGCCCAGCTGTGTATCCTGCCTGCCCAGGCCTTGCGTGGTATTTATCAGTCCAGGGGGCTGCTGTTGTGTGCTTGGCTCAGTCACTGGGCAGggtgctcccctcccctctgcctcccagaCAGACCTGCACCAGAAAGGCTGGCACGCCGAGGagtggtttggtttgttttttaatacttgaCTTGCTTTAtagattattaaatttataaaactgtgCACTGGAGGCATTCTGGTTTGGGGGGTGGTGTGGAGGTCTCAGAAGCCCGAGGTGTTGGTGCCCCAGCCCCCCACAggtcctcttcctccccttctttctttgGAGGCATAACTGCCAACTGAGGCAGGGGTCTATTGCTCACTCTGCTcggaggctggggaggggtgggcacaAGTGAGGAGCCTCAGGCTCTCCGGCTCAGCCCTTTCAGTTTTCAGGCATAAAATGGTGGCCCTGCCTCCTGCGACCTTAAACAGCCCGGCTGCTGCCCTGCTCTTCTTCTTGCTCCTCGGCCCAGAGGGTCTCCCAGGACCCTGAGGGCCAGCCACAGAAGAAGTGGGCCAGGTTGCGGGTGAGGCCGCGGTCGAAGGGGTTGCCGGCGCGCTGGCGGAGGTAGGCAATGCGGTGTGAGGAGATGAACTCCCAGGTGGTGGTGTTGCTGGCCACCAGGTAGAGGTGCGAGGCCAGGAGCAGGATGGCCACCAACGAGAAGAGGGAGAGCAGCAGGAAGGTGGCGAACAGGAGCCCGCTGGACCGCAGCCATAGCCCCCAGGGCTGGAAGAACCGGAGGCCAGACCTGTGGGGCAGGATAGGGAGCTGGGGGAGAGCAGGGGCGCCCCAGGGAGCCCAGGTGGACAGGCCATTTGGGAGAGGGTCTCAGGCTCCTGAAGAGGGAGCCCCGGCTCTCTACACACCTCGTGGGCCCATGTTGCCCACCATCCCCCACACCCAGGGGAGGGGCGGGACCCACCATGCCAGGTGCAGGCCCCACAGAAGCACCACCAGCTGCAGTGCCAGGTAGGCCACGAAGAGTGGGTGGTTGCGCTCCCCCACACAGTTCTCCATCCAGGGGCAGTGGTGGTCGTAGCGGCGGACACAGCGACGGCACTCACGGCAGTGTCGGGCCCGTAGGGGCTGCTGTGGGCACAGAGGAAGTCGGGCTCAACGCTGGCTCCTCTCTGGACCCAACCGTGAGGGAAGGGATGAGGGCAGGAGAGCAGGGCCTGACTCTGGGAGGCCTTCCCTGTCCTGGAGTGGTGAGGCCAAGGCGCTGGGGCAATAGGAGGTCAGGGAGTCTCAACCGTGCCCCtgacccctcccaggaggcccctgcATCACCCACCAGCACCATGCAGTGTCTGCAGCGCCGAAGAGGGATGGCTTGAGGAACCATGGCTGTCTGCTCTTCCTTGGCTTCCTCCTGAAAATGAAAGGCTGTATAAGATGGGGTCACCTTGGGAGGCAGATGGCTCTGGTGGGCATCTCCCTTGGGGGCCAGCTTAGCTCTCGGTGTGCACATTTTAGGACCCATCCCTTGCGTTATGAAGGTGGTAGACTATGGGCA is a window encoding:
- the ZDHHC12 gene encoding palmitoyltransferase ZDHHC12 isoform X1 gives rise to the protein MAPWALLTPGVLVRTGHTVLTWGITLVLFLHDTELRQWEEQGELLLPLTFLLLVLGSLLLYLAVSLMDPGYVNIQTQPEEEAKEEQTAMVPQAIPLRRCRHCMVLQPLRARHCRECRRCVRRYDHHCPWMENCVGERNHPLFVAYLALQLVVLLWGLHLAWSGLRFFQPWGLWLRSSGLLFATFLLLSLFSLVAILLLASHLYLVASNTTTWEFISSHRIAYLRQRAGNPFDRGLTRNLAHFFCGWPSGSWETLWAEEQEEEQGSSRAV
- the ZDHHC12 gene encoding palmitoyltransferase ZDHHC12 isoform X2, whose amino-acid sequence is MAPWALLTPGVLVRTGHTVLTWGITLVLFLHDTELRQWEEQGELLLPLTFLLLVLGSLLLYLAVSLMDPGYVNIQTQPEEEAKEEQTAMVPQAIPLRRCRHCMVLPLRARHCRECRRCVRRYDHHCPWMENCVGERNHPLFVAYLALQLVVLLWGLHLAWSGLRFFQPWGLWLRSSGLLFATFLLLSLFSLVAILLLASHLYLVASNTTTWEFISSHRIAYLRQRAGNPFDRGLTRNLAHFFCGWPSGSWETLWAEEQEEEQGSSRAV